The genomic DNA TGATCCAGCGAAACGGCACGTTCCGGTTCGAGGACGGCTTCGACGCGTAGCTCTGCTTCGATCGGCCTGGCAACATTTGCGTTCCGAAAACGGTTTGCACGGTCCAGTCGGGGTTCGCGTATGGATCCGCGCATCCGTGAGCACGCCCAGCTCGTCGCCGACGCTGTCGACCTCTCGGCGGGCGATGACTTCGTGATCAAATCCGAGCCTCCGGCCGACGATCTCGTTACTGCGCTCTACGAGATCGCCGGCGAGCGGGGTGCGAACCCGCTCGCGATCCGGACCAATCGGAGCGGCCGGGCGATCCGGGCGTATCTCCGGGCGGCCGACGAGGCCGATGTCGAGTTCGAGACGCCGGCCCACCAGCAGGCGCTCATCGAGGACGCCGACTGCCACGCCGTTATTCGCGCTCACCAGAACGTGACCGAACTCGGCGACGTCGCCAGCGAGACCAACGCGGCCTACGAGAGCGCCCACAGCCCGATCCTCGACGAGCGCCTCGGCGACCGCTGGACACTGACCCAGCACCCGACCCCCGCGAACGCCCAGCTCGCCGAGATGAGCACCGAGGCCTACGAGAACTTCGTCTACGACGCCGTTCTGAAGGACTGGGACGAACAGGAGGCGTTCCAGGCACAGATGGTCGAAATCCTCGACCCCGCCGAGGAGGTCCGGATCGTCTCGGGAGAGGGGACTGATGTACGGATGTCGGTCGCGGGCAACCACACCATCAACGACACCAGCTCCAACAACCTCCCCGGCGGCGAGGTGTTCACCGCACCGGTTCCCGACTCCGTCGAGGGCGAGGTTCACTTCGACAAACCGGTCTACCGCCGCGGCAGCGAGATCACCGACGTCCGACTGACGTTCGAGGACGGCGAGGTGGTCGAGCACAGCGCAGAGAAAAACGGGGATCTGCTGACCTCGATCCTCGACACCGACGAGGGCGCGCGCCGGCTGGGCGAGTTGGGAATCGGGATGAATCGCGACATCACGGAGTTCACGTACAACATGCTGTTCGACGAGAAGATGGGCGATACCGTCCACATGGCGGTCGGACGGGCTTACGAGGCGAACGTCGGCGAGGACAACGAACAGAACGAGAGTGCCCAGCACGTCGACATGATCGTGGACATGGGCGAGGACTCCCGGATCGAGGTCGACGGTGACGTGATCCAGCGGAACGGAACCTTCCGCTTCGAGGACGGCTTCGAAGAGTAGCGCCCGTTAGAACTCCTCGACGTGCGGTCGCAGATCGAGTTCGAGCGTCCACGCGCTGCGCTCCTGCTCCACCAAGTGCCAGTAGCTCTCGGCGATGGCGTCGGGATCGAGATACTCCTCCGGACTCCCGACCTCGCGTTCGGGTGGTCGGATCCCACCGTCGATGACGACGTGAGCGACGTGGATGCCCTCCGGACCGAGGTCGCGCGCCATCGACTCCGCCATTCCGCGGACGGCGAACTTGCCGGCCGAGAACGCGAGCGCGCCGTCGTTGCCTCGTACTGAGGAGGTCGCACCGGTGAAGATCACCGTCCCGCCGTCCTCGTCGAGCATGTCCTCGACGGCCTCCTGCGAGCAGAGGAAGCCACCCCGAGCGCCGACCGCGAGCGCCTGGTCGAACTCCTCGGTCGAGAGGTCCTGCAGCCCCTTCCACGCACCGCCGCTGGCGTGGTTCACGAGCACGTCCACGGGCCCGAACGCCTCGCGGACGGTCTCGAACCCCGCTTCGACCGCTTCCGGGTCGGTGATGTCGGTCGGGACCGCGAGCGCGTCGCCAGGCGTTTCGTCGAGTTCGTCAGCGAGGCTCTCGATGAACTCTCCCGAGCGTGCGAACAGTCCCACGTCGCAGCCCTCGGATGCAAATTTCCGGGCGATCGACGCACCGAGACCCGAGCCGACGCCCGCGATGACGACTGTGCGTGTCATGATTGAACTAGCAGGTGTGCCGACAAAACCGTTTGGCGGCTGGCGGTGTTGGTGCGGTGGCGGTGCGGAAGTCACTAGCAACCGTACCGCGAGCGACCGCAGGGAGTGAGCGGGCCGACGACTGACCGAAGGGAAGGAGGAGGCTTTTGGCTCAGATTTTGCCAGCGGAGCGAGCGCTAGCAAGCGGAGCGCAGCAAAAGGTGGACGGGCACGACGGGATTTGAACCACGGTTGTTCCACTCGCTTCGCTCGTTTCACTCCCTGATTCAAATCCCGCGTCCGTCGTTCGTCACGCCTCGCTGTCGCTCGGCGATGACTCACGGGCACGACGGGATTTGAACCCGCGACCGTTTGGTTAGAAGCCAAACGCTCTCTCCGGACTGAGCTACGTGCCCCGGTCGGGGATTCGCGCCGTCGGTGAAAAGTAGTCGGGTCTGGTGCGGAACGCTTACGCCTGTCTCCGGCCAACCGTCGACCGATGAGGGTCATCGGGATCGTCGGATTGCCCGGCAGTGGCAAGAGCGAGGCTGCGGCCGTCGCCCGCGAGACGGGGGTGCCCGTGGTGACGATGGGCGACGTCATCCGAGAGGCGTGCCGCGAGCGTGGACTCGACCCCGCGACACACCACGGCGAGATGGCGAGTGCGCTCCGCGAGGAGGGGGGACCGGAGGCGATCGCCGAGCGCTCGCTGCCGATGATCGAGGACGCACTCGACGACGCCGACACCGTGCTGGTCGACGGGATTCGATCGGCTGTCGAGGCGACGCGCTTCGAGGCCGCGTTCGGCGAGGCGTTCACGCTCGTCGCGATCGAGGTCCCCTTCGAGATTCGGGCCGAGCGCGTCGATTCGCGCGGCCGGGACACTCCTGCCACCGAGGGCGGTGAGAGTCTCGAAGCACGTGACGAGCGCGAACGCGGGTTCGGGATGGACCACGCGATCGCCGACGCCGATCTCACGATCACGAACACCGACTCGCTCGACGCGTTCCATGACCGGATTCAGGCGTTACTCGACGGCCGGACGGATGCGATCGGCGCGGAGCGGGGGACCGAGTCGTGATCTACCGGGTCGACGTTGCGATCACCGCGCCCGTACGCGACACCGAAGTCACCGATCGCGTCGCCGACGCGATCACGAACCTCTTTCCGGAGGCCGAACTCGAACGCGGACCGGGCGAGATCAGCGCCGAAACCCACTCGCTCGACCACTTCTCGGAACTCCTCCACCGCCAGGAGATCCTCGATACCGCTCGGGGCGAGTTCTTCGACGGCCGTCAGGGCGACGCCCTCTCCTTCGATCTGAAGAAACAGGCCGCGTTCGAGGGCGTGGTCAACTTCGCGGTCGGCGAGCCGAGCGAACTCGGCGAGATCCACGTCCGGGTGCGCGTCCACGAGCCGTCCGTCGAGGCGTACGTCGATCACGTCGCCCCGTCGACCGAGGACGGAACGCCGGTCACCGACGGTCCGTAGCACGGTCCGCGCTCGCCTCGTCGAACCCGCTAACGAAGATTGCTACCCACTCGCTCATGTCTCGCTTTCGACGTACTTCGACCGATTCGACCCATTTCACCCACTGGAATCCGCGCCGGCCGGGCGCGACGAGCCGGAGGGGGAAGCCGTGGCCGTGGCTGAGCCGTTCGCCATCGACGTGGGTCGCGAGCAGTGCGTCGCGGGCCTCCTCGATCGGCAGACTCCAGCGATAGCCCGTCACCGATCGGAACGAAATCCACTGCGCCTCGTCGGTCGGTTCGGCGCTATCGAGGAGATCGCCGATTCGGATACCCTGCCAGTCGTGCGTCGAGTACCAGCCGCTGGTGCAGTCGAGCACGGCGCGGCGTCCCGCGTCCGAATCGAGCGCTCCACCGTCGAACGCGAGTTCGCGCTCGACTCGGCCGCCGACCCGGAGCTGCCAGTCGTCGGGATCGATCGGATCGGGATCGTCAGCGACCCAGCTCGTGACCGGGAACGCGTTGCCCTCGCCGCTGCCGTCCTCGCGCGACCCAGTGAAGCGGTGGTCAGCGCCCGCGAGCCCGAACAGCCGGTTGGCTCCGCGCTGGAGTCGCCACGTCAGCGCACCGAATCCCACGACAGCGACGCCACTCAGTGCAGTCCGTCGCCCCGCGAAGTCGTCGGTGCTCGGGGCGCGGAACCGTCCGCGTAGGTGGATGAGCAAGAGAGGAACGACGAGCACGCCGAGCGCCATGTGGACGAACAGCCCCGTCCACGGACCGATCCCGAAACGGCCACCGAACGTCCAGTAGACTCCGGTAGCGAGCGCCGCGATGGCCACAGCTCCGAGGAGGATCGAGAACGGGGTGTATCGGTCCCACGCTGCCCGGCTGGTCACACGGTGGCGCACGCGTCGGAGTTTCCAGAACAGCAAGAGGACGAGCGAGAGGCCGCCGATCCCGTGGGTCACGAACACCCACGCGTCGCCGGTGCGTCCCGACACGAGCCCGAGGAGGCCGGTGGCGACCGCGAAGCAGACGGCTCCGAGAATCGACCAGTCGACCAGCCGCGGCGGGAGTTCGAGACGCGATCCCATCGTTCAGAGTACGGGCTCCAGGCGGTTGAGCCCTGCGCCCACTTGCGACGGACGCCCCTCTCAGCCGTACGACCGCTCGGCGACCGTCTTGCCTACCTCGTTCCGCACCGTTACGGTGTCGCCGTCGTTGTTCCAGACGGCCCCCGACGCACCCCAGTACAGTTCGTTTCGACTATCCGACCCGGAACCCGTATAGAGCGCGACCCGCTCGCCTGGTCCGAGCGCGAACCCCTGTGGGAACGTGTAGGTGTGATCGGCGGCGTCGCTCACGGTCCAACCGGCGAGAACGAGTCGGTCCTCGCCTCGATTCTCGAATACGATCCGTTCGCCGTTGGGGTTCGCGTTGTCGTTGCCCGGCGCGTCCGCGTCGATCTCGGCGATCACGAGTCCGCCTGGTTCCGACCGCTCCCCGGTCGTCGCTCCCGACTCGGTGCTATCGGTCGCACACGTCCAGAGACCGAGTTTCTTCCGCTGGGCGCGCGTCTCGGCCCGGTCGAACCGATCGCGACCCGCGAACGAGGTGTCGTACACCCGGGCGTACCCCTCGGCGACGAGTCGGTAGTTGACTCCGGTCCCGTCGTGGCGGACGAACGCCAGCAGCCGACCGTAGCGGTCGCGGCGGTCGCCGCCGACCACGAGGCGCACCTGCTCGTCCGCGAGCACTCGTTCGACGAACTCGCTCGCGTTCCGGCCAGCGTCCCGGAGACAGGTATTCCCCGCCTCGGTGTCGGGAACGCCCTCGAACTCCGGAGGATCGTTCGCGACGTGGACTTCCGGCGTGTCGACGCCGAGCAGCCGGACCGTGTCGATCGTCCCGTTCGAGTATCGGACTTCGATGGTGTCGCCGTCGACGACCCGGATGACGGTCGCCGCTCGTCCCGTCGCTCGGTCAACGGCTGTTCCGCCCGTGGCAGTCGCTGCCGGGGTCGTCGTGGCACCTGGCGTCTCGACCGGCGACGCCGTGGGTTCGGTCGTCCCCGGCGTCGTTCCCGCGCAGCCAGTGAGGACGACACAGGTGACGAGAACCCACGTGAGGCGGCGCATACTCACACGATCGCGTCATCCCTTCTAAACCCTCGGACGAGTTTCGGCGGTTCCGTCTCGGGTTCAGACCATGACCTGGACGACCCCGAATAACACGAGCACGCCGAGCACGTCACAGACGTTCGTCACGACCGGGATCACGAGATCGTCGGGATCGAGCTCGAACCGGTAGGCGGCGTAGGTCGCCACGACGGTGACGGCGACGGCGAGCACCGAGAGCACCGCACCGCTCGCGGTCGCGACCAGCACCACCGTCGGGAGCGTGAGGCCCGAGCCGGCGGTGAGTGCGGTGAGTCCCCACGCTCCCGCGCCGACGACCGGAAAGACGGTGAGCGCGAGCCCTACGGTCGCGACGGCGTTGCCGGCGAGGGTGTCGTCGGTCGGCGAAAAGGAGAGCGTGCCGAGATGGAACGCCGTCGAGAGCCGCGCGGCGAGAACGCTCCCCAGATTGCCTGCCGTGCCGATCGTGACCGGAACGAGCACGAGCAGCGCGGGGTAGCGAAGCAGGGTGGCCTCGAACGAGCCGAGCACGAACCCGCTGCCGAGTTCGACGAGCGTGAGCACGACGAGGACGGGCAACAGCGCCCGTGTGATCGCCCGGAACGTCCACTCGGTCGCCACTCATCCACCTCCGAGCGCGAGCACGATCCGCACTGCGAGCAACAGGTAGGCGATCCCGAACACGTCGCCGGTGGTCGTGACGAGCGGCCCGACCAGCGTGTCGGGGTTGTACCCCCGCCGGTAGCCAGCGAACACCGCGAGCACGACCACCGTCGAGAGCGTCACGCCCGAGAACAGCCCGGCGAGCACCGCGATCCCGACGAGCGTGGTAAGCGGCGCGGGTGACGCCGAAAGCGCCCACAGGACGACGTACGCCGCAGTCGCGGCGAACGCGCTCGCGAGCAATCCGTTCGCGATCGACGCCGCGACCGCCGACCGGAGCCGTGGGTCACCGCCGCGCACTCGGGGTTCGACGAGGCCTTGGTGAAGCGCGGTGGCGATCCGTGCGCCGAGCGAGCTGTAGACGTTGCCTCGCGTCGCGAGCAACGCGGGCACGAGCACGAGCAGTCCCGACACCGCTCGGAGTTCCTCGCGCATCCCGCCGAGGACTACGCCCGCGAGAAGCCCGCCGACGAGACTCGCCGACAGCGCCGGCAGCGCCTCGCGGTAGGCCTCGCGCGCGACCTCGGCAACGGTCATTGCGTGGATCGACCGCCGCCAACGGTAAAAAGGTCGCTCAGTGCCGTCGTGTTGAGCACCACTCGATCGGCCTCGGGAGCGACGGATCTCGGGTATCCGATTCGCAGTCGGGCAGCTGGCGGGGCTCGTCTCTCCGTTGCTCCACCATCATCCAGGTTCTCCGGATTGGAGCTCGCGGCCGTAAATAGCCACCAGACCGAGCGCGAGCGCCCACGTGACTGCCGCTTCGAACCAGTGTAGCGTGTTGGTGACGTGCTGGATCGGGTTCAGTAGCGTCGAGGCGTTGAGGCTGGCGTGAAATAGCACTACCAGCAAGACGCTACGCTCGGTGGCACGGTACAGCCACGTGAACACGACCGAAAGTGCTAGCGTGTTGATCGCGTACGGAACGAAGGGTGTGCCGTACTGACTCACTCCTGCCGTCATGAACAGTGGGAGATGCCAGAGCGCCCATACGGCACCGATCACGAGGCTCGCCATCACTGCGTCGAACCGTTCGAGCAGTCGCGGCAGGGCGAACCCGCGCCAACCGAGTTCCTCCTGTCCGCCACCCAGCACGGACAGAGAAATCACGTCGAGCGTGTAGATCAGTGGCAGCGCGTAGATCGGTCCCTGTCGAACGAGATCGGGCTGTTCGATCGGAGCTCCGAGAGCGACGGCGGCAACGCTCGTAGCTGTAATCAGGACGAACGGAATCCCCAGTGTAGCGAGATACCACTGAGGGTGGACGCGCCACCGGAGCACCGGACCGACCCACGCTCGCAGCGAGTCGCCAACGAGCCACGTGACGATCGCCGCCGCAACTGGTGGACCCAATACGCCGATAACGGTCATCCCGAGCACCAACGGCTCTCGATCGACGACACCGGCGGCTACGGGCACCCATCCGGCCCACGAGATAACCAGCGTCAGCGCGAAGAAGCTCGAGACGTCACGACTGGCAACGAACGCGCCGATCGGACCAAGCCGGTACGTTCGAGAGGCGACTGATCCGTTCATCGCTGCCGATCATCGCGTTCATATGCAATAAACACGTTCACGAGCGACGAACATATCACGTGGTGTCACCGGACGAAGTGAGAATCCGCTCAGCCGAACGGTCCGCCACCGCCGCCCATGCCACCCATTCCACCCATCCCGCCGCCGCCCTCGCCCTCCATCCGCTTCATCATCCGCTGCATGTCGGCGTCGCCCATCCCCTGGAACTGCTTTAGGGTGCGCTCCATCATCCGGTGCTGTTCTAAGAGTTCCTGCACGCGCTCTTCGGGCTGGCCGCTACCGCGCGCGATCCGGCGGGTCTGGCTCGCGCCGATCGAGCGGGGGTTTTCGAGTTCGTCCTCGGTCATCGAGTCCATTACGATGTCGAAGCTCCGCATCCGGTCCTGGGTGACGTCCATCGCGTCGTCGGGGAGCTGGTCCTTGATCCCGCCGCCCAATCCAGGGATCATGTCGAGCACCTGATCGAGGGGCCCCATCTTGTTCATCGCGTCCATCTGGTGGCGCATGTCCTTCAGGGTGAACTGCCCCTCCAGGATGTCCTCTGGGTCCCAGTCCTCCTCGTCGGTGTCGGTGTCGGCCATCGCGCGCTCGACGCGCTCGGCGAGCTGCTTGAGGTCGCCCATCCCCAGCAGCCGGGAGATGAACCCGTTGGGCTCGAAGCGCTCGACGTCCTGAACCGTCTCACCGGTCCCGAGGAACGCGATCGAGGAGTCGGTCTCGTTGACCGCCGTGAGCGCACCTCCACCCTTCGCGGTCCCATCGAGCTTGGTGATCGCGACGCCGTCGATCCCGATCGCCTCCTCGAAGCGCTGAGCCTGATCCTTCGCTCCCTGCCCCAACGCCGCGTCCATCACGAGCAGGCTCCGATCGGGTTCGACGACCGCGTCGATTTCCTGAATCTCGTCGATCAGTCCCTCCTCCAGGGCGTGGCGACCCGCGGTGTCGACGATGTGGATGTCGGCTTCCTCGGTCGCCGCGAGGCCGTCGCGGGCGATCTGGACGGGATCGTCGGCGTCGGGATCGCCGTAGAAGGTGACCTCCGCGCGTTCTGCCATCTCCTTCGCCTGATCGTACGCGCCTGGCCGGAAGGTGTCGGTCTGGATCACCGCCGGGCGCAGCCCCTTCTTTGAGAACCACCACGCCATCTTCGCCGCGGTCGTCGTCTTCCCCGACCCCTGGAGCCCGGCGAGCAGGATGGTCTGGGGTTCGAGCGGGAGGTCGGTCGATTCGCCGACGAGATCGACCATCTCCTCGTAGACGATCCGGAGGACGAAATCGCGAGCTGTGGTGCCGCCTGGCGGCTCCTCTTCGAGCGCGCGCTGCTCGATACTGTCCGAGAGCTCCATCACGAGGTCGATCTCGACGTCGGCCTGGATCAGCGAGCGCTGGATCTCCCGGACGACCTCCTCGACGTCCTCCTCGTCGAGTCTGGTCTTTCCCTGAAGTCGGTCGAGAGTTCCCCGGAGGGAACTCCCGAGGTCGTCGAGTACCATTTCCCATCTCTACGCCGTGTGGCTGGTAAAGGCTTGTCCGTCGAACTGTGTGGCTGAGGCTCATCCTGGCTTTGAGGCTGTGGCATCGAAACGGGTAGAAACGACGTGAAATGCTCACTCACCCGAGACAGATGAATACCGCAGGCCACACCCTCCCCAACCGATTCGCTCCGCTCGTTTCACTCGCTTCGCTCATCCCTCGCGCGAGTCGTGCGCTTCGCGTACTCCCGCGCGCCATCCGCTGTTACCCGATGATCCCCGTGAACCACAACACTGCGGCCGTCGCGCCCACCCCGAGCACGAACAGGAACCCGTTCGCGAGCGTGCTCGACGCGCGGGCGAACCCGAGCGAGAACCGACGGGTGGACAGCGGCCAGAACGGCGCGATCCCCATCGGCGTCAGCCAGTCGGCGACGAGATGTGCGACGACCGCCAGCGCGCCGAGTCCGAACCCGAACGAGCCAAGCAGCCGTGGCTCGAACCTGGGTAGCCCAGTTCCGAGGAACCATCCGGCCGCGCCGCACGCGAGTCCGACGAGCACCGCGAACCCGATGGTGTGGGTCGGGCCACGATGGGAAACGAACGGGAGCCGCAGATCGACATCCGGCAGCATGGCGAGC from Halococcus saccharolyticus DSM 5350 includes the following:
- a CDS encoding metal-dependent hydrolase translates to MYRQGHIGVGLLCYAPAGYAMLVTGRVALAITGFAVMIWLAMLPDVDLRLPFVSHRGPTHTIGFAVLVGLACGAAGWFLGTGLPRFEPRLLGSFGFGLGALAVVAHLVADWLTPMGIAPFWPLSTRRFSLGFARASSTLANGFLFVLGVGATAAVLWFTGIIG
- a CDS encoding signal recognition particle protein Srp54; protein product: MVLDDLGSSLRGTLDRLQGKTRLDEEDVEEVVREIQRSLIQADVEIDLVMELSDSIEQRALEEEPPGGTTARDFVLRIVYEEMVDLVGESTDLPLEPQTILLAGLQGSGKTTTAAKMAWWFSKKGLRPAVIQTDTFRPGAYDQAKEMAERAEVTFYGDPDADDPVQIARDGLAATEEADIHIVDTAGRHALEEGLIDEIQEIDAVVEPDRSLLVMDAALGQGAKDQAQRFEEAIGIDGVAITKLDGTAKGGGALTAVNETDSSIAFLGTGETVQDVERFEPNGFISRLLGMGDLKQLAERVERAMADTDTDEEDWDPEDILEGQFTLKDMRHQMDAMNKMGPLDQVLDMIPGLGGGIKDQLPDDAMDVTQDRMRSFDIVMDSMTEDELENPRSIGASQTRRIARGSGQPEERVQELLEQHRMMERTLKQFQGMGDADMQRMMKRMEGEGGGGMGGMGGMGGGGGPFG
- a CDS encoding lamin tail domain-containing protein encodes the protein MRRLTWVLVTCVVLTGCAGTTPGTTEPTASPVETPGATTTPAATATGGTAVDRATGRAATVIRVVDGDTIEVRYSNGTIDTVRLLGVDTPEVHVANDPPEFEGVPDTEAGNTCLRDAGRNASEFVERVLADEQVRLVVGGDRRDRYGRLLAFVRHDGTGVNYRLVAEGYARVYDTSFAGRDRFDRAETRAQRKKLGLWTCATDSTESGATTGERSEPGGLVIAEIDADAPGNDNANPNGERIVFENRGEDRLVLAGWTVSDAADHTYTFPQGFALGPGERVALYTGSGSDSRNELYWGASGAVWNNDGDTVTVRNEVGKTVAERSYG
- a CDS encoding magnesium transporter, with translation MTVAEVAREAYREALPALSASLVGGLLAGVVLGGMREELRAVSGLLVLVPALLATRGNVYSSLGARIATALHQGLVEPRVRGGDPRLRSAVAASIANGLLASAFAATAAYVVLWALSASPAPLTTLVGIAVLAGLFSGVTLSTVVVLAVFAGYRRGYNPDTLVGPLVTTTGDVFGIAYLLLAVRIVLALGGG
- a CDS encoding SDR family NAD(P)-dependent oxidoreductase encodes the protein MTRTVVIAGVGSGLGASIARKFASEGCDVGLFARSGEFIESLADELDETPGDALAVPTDITDPEAVEAGFETVREAFGPVDVLVNHASGGAWKGLQDLSTEEFDQALAVGARGGFLCSQEAVEDMLDEDGGTVIFTGATSSVRGNDGALAFSAGKFAVRGMAESMARDLGPEGIHVAHVVIDGGIRPPEREVGSPEEYLDPDAIAESYWHLVEQERSAWTLELDLRPHVEEF
- a CDS encoding magnesium transporter; translated protein: MATEWTFRAITRALLPVLVVLTLVELGSGFVLGSFEATLLRYPALLVLVPVTIGTAGNLGSVLAARLSTAFHLGTLSFSPTDDTLAGNAVATVGLALTVFPVVGAGAWGLTALTAGSGLTLPTVVLVATASGAVLSVLAVAVTVVATYAAYRFELDPDDLVIPVVTNVCDVLGVLVLFGVVQVMV
- a CDS encoding molybdopterin-dependent oxidoreductase, translated to MGSRLELPPRLVDWSILGAVCFAVATGLLGLVSGRTGDAWVFVTHGIGGLSLVLLLFWKLRRVRHRVTSRAAWDRYTPFSILLGAVAIAALATGVYWTFGGRFGIGPWTGLFVHMALGVLVVPLLLIHLRGRFRAPSTDDFAGRRTALSGVAVVGFGALTWRLQRGANRLFGLAGADHRFTGSREDGSGEGNAFPVTSWVADDPDPIDPDDWQLRVGGRVERELAFDGGALDSDAGRRAVLDCTSGWYSTHDWQGIRIGDLLDSAEPTDEAQWISFRSVTGYRWSLPIEEARDALLATHVDGERLSHGHGFPLRLVAPGRRGFQWVKWVESVEVRRKRDMSEWVAIFVSGFDEASADRATDRR
- a CDS encoding type II CAAX endopeptidase family protein; translated protein: MNGSVASRTYRLGPIGAFVASRDVSSFFALTLVISWAGWVPVAAGVVDREPLVLGMTVIGVLGPPVAAAIVTWLVGDSLRAWVGPVLRWRVHPQWYLATLGIPFVLITATSVAAVALGAPIEQPDLVRQGPIYALPLIYTLDVISLSVLGGGQEELGWRGFALPRLLERFDAVMASLVIGAVWALWHLPLFMTAGVSQYGTPFVPYAINTLALSVVFTWLYRATERSVLLVVLFHASLNASTLLNPIQHVTNTLHWFEAAVTWALALGLVAIYGRELQSGEPG
- a CDS encoding aminopeptidase, which translates into the protein MDPRIREHAQLVADAVDLSAGDDFVIKSEPPADDLVTALYEIAGERGANPLAIRTNRSGRAIRAYLRAADEADVEFETPAHQQALIEDADCHAVIRAHQNVTELGDVASETNAAYESAHSPILDERLGDRWTLTQHPTPANAQLAEMSTEAYENFVYDAVLKDWDEQEAFQAQMVEILDPAEEVRIVSGEGTDVRMSVAGNHTINDTSSNNLPGGEVFTAPVPDSVEGEVHFDKPVYRRGSEITDVRLTFEDGEVVEHSAEKNGDLLTSILDTDEGARRLGELGIGMNRDITEFTYNMLFDEKMGDTVHMAVGRAYEANVGEDNEQNESAQHVDMIVDMGEDSRIEVDGDVIQRNGTFRFEDGFEE
- a CDS encoding RNA-binding domain-containing protein, translating into MIYRVDVAITAPVRDTEVTDRVADAITNLFPEAELERGPGEISAETHSLDHFSELLHRQEILDTARGEFFDGRQGDALSFDLKKQAAFEGVVNFAVGEPSELGEIHVRVRVHEPSVEAYVDHVAPSTEDGTPVTDGP
- a CDS encoding AAA family ATPase, which produces MRVIGIVGLPGSGKSEAAAVARETGVPVVTMGDVIREACRERGLDPATHHGEMASALREEGGPEAIAERSLPMIEDALDDADTVLVDGIRSAVEATRFEAAFGEAFTLVAIEVPFEIRAERVDSRGRDTPATEGGESLEARDERERGFGMDHAIADADLTITNTDSLDAFHDRIQALLDGRTDAIGAERGTES